Proteins from a genomic interval of Scomber scombrus chromosome 11, fScoSco1.1, whole genome shotgun sequence:
- the pex5lb gene encoding LOW QUALITY PROTEIN: PEX5-related protein (The sequence of the model RefSeq protein was modified relative to this genomic sequence to represent the inferred CDS: deleted 1 base in 1 codon), with protein MVLKELPGKKASSEGNPLLTVTTKLVGEQQESRPLLSPSIDDFLLESRSDSASSRPLTSNTAVLSTALDLVDLSEPGDSSGGSSRPQRSPLRRKGSSRSPRRRARPDETELIQVEVEQLPASPRTPERISLDSVSLSSPLDKWDEVNLDVEDGCRRRYEKRCTSHHSSSELLWSAEFKTDPQNKNCFDIITASMIWTSYHPQQDCGASRQCRRTRSLMGRNESLEDEFVRAKAAVESDVEFWDKMQAEWEELARRNWLDDTEDQQPITASVSPAEKAYFFNTNNPYRDWPNAFAEGQEKAREGDLNAAVLLMEAAILQDPQDSEAWQVLGMTQAENENEQAAIVSLQRCLELSPNNLAALMALAVSFTNSGLQREACDALRRWISHNPRYRHLVQSRRSPLQGSPALPRRGPPHATKGRVCSSQLQEVLLLFQEAAHMNLDCVDPDLQTGRGVLFNLSSDFNKAVEAFTAALSVRPQDYLLWNRLGATLANGNRSEEAVEAYTRALELQPGFIRSRYNLGISCINLGAHREAVSNFLAALNQQRTQQHCSLQQSTNIWTALRIAVSMMDRPDLVQAASLGDLDLLLRVFNLEDV; from the exons CTGGTCGGCGAGCAGCAGGAGAGTCGACCTCTGCTGAGTCCTTCCATCGATGACTTCCTGTTAGAGAGCCGCAGCGACTCTGCTTCCAGCCGACCGCTCACCTCCAACACAGCAG TCCTGTCCACAGCTCTGGACCTGGTGGACCTTAGCGAGCCGGGGGACAGCAGCGGGGGCAGCAGTA GACCGCAGAGGAGCCCTCTGAGGAGGAAGGGCAGCTCCAGGAGTCCTCGACGGCGGGCCAGACCGGATGAGACGGAGCTGATCCAGGTGGAAGTAGAGCAGCTTCCTGCCAGTCCCAGAACACCTGAGAGGATTTCTCTGGACTCAG TCAGTCTGTCGTCTCCTCTGGATAAATGGGACGAGGTGAACCTGGACGTGGAGGACGGCTGCAGGAGGAGATACGAGAAGAGATGCACCTCCCATCACTCGTCCAGCGAACTgctgtg GTCTGCAGAGTTTAAAACTGACCCGCAGAACAAGAACTGCTTCGACATCATCACAGCTTCGATGATCTGGACTTCATATCATCCACAACag gactgCGGGGCGTCCAGACAGTGCAGACGGACTCGTTCCCTGATGGGCAGAAATGAATCTCTGGAGGACGAG TTTGTCCGAGCGAAGGCTGCTGTGGAG TCGGACGTTGAGTTCTGGGACAAGATGCAGGCGGAGTGGGAGGAGTTGGCACGCAGGAACTGGTTGGACGACACCGAGgatcagcagccaatcacagcctccGTCTCGCCTGCTGAGAAG gctTACTTCTTCAACACTAACAACCCGTACAGAGACTGGCCCAACGCCTTCGCTGAGGGTCAGGAGAAAGCTCGGGAGGGAGACCTGAACGCTGCCGTGCTGCTGATGGAAGCCGCCATCCTGCAGGACCCTCAGGACTCAGAG GCGTGGCAGGTGCTGGGGATGACGCAGGCTGAGAACGAGAACGAGCAGGCGGCCATCGTGTCTctgcagag GTGTCTGGAGCTGAGTCCTAACAACCTGGCGGCTCTGATGGCGTTGGCGGTGAGCTTCACTAACAGCGGCCTGCAGAGGGAGGCGTGTGACGCGCTGCGCCGCTGGATCAGCCACAACCCCCGATACCGACACCTGGTGCAGAGCCGCAGGAGCCCGCTACAGGGTTCCCCGGCCCTGCCGCGTAGGGGCCCCCCCCACGCCACAAAGGGGC gtgtatgtagctCTCAGCTGCAGGAAGTGCTGCTACTGTTTCAGGAAGCGGCTCATATGAATCTGGACTGTGTGGATCCGGATCTGCAGACTGGACGCGGCGTTCTGTTCAACCTGAGCTCTGATTTCAACAAAGCGGTGGAGGCGTTCACTGCTGCACTGTCTGTCAGaccacag gactacCTGCTGTGGAACCGCCTCGGCGCCACGCTGGCTAACGGGAACCGCAGTGAGGAGGCGGTGGAGGCTTACACCAGAGCTCTGGAACTACAGCCGGGATTCATCCGCTCCAGATATAACCTGGGAATCAGCTGCATTAACCTGGGAGctcacag GGAGGCGGTCAGTAACTTCCTGGCGGCTCTGAACCAGCAGCGGACTCAGCAGCACTGCAGTCTGCAGCAGTCCACCAACATCTGGACCGCTCTGCGTATCGCCGTCTCCATGATGGACCGGCCGGACCTGGTCCAAGCCGCCAGCCTGGGAGACCTGGACCTGCTGCTGAGGGTCTTCAACCTGGAGGACGTCTGA